A region of Vigna radiata var. radiata cultivar VC1973A chromosome 10, Vradiata_ver6, whole genome shotgun sequence DNA encodes the following proteins:
- the LOC111242666 gene encoding uncharacterized protein LOC111242666, which yields MLLTHAVPLLNSIFDIVTVTFISGLIILSVLSISFIFHLRLKSKSLTHLQNFNSLWTVRFLLVLFIFLWSITELLRLPFFRRKYIYTFLPTFTISQQANLCKVHIILSLGFFEPAFLVTLLFLLNASIKKKTPNDAWAITFVLLICLPIATLQALLIFFSPLENRVPVETSVIFNDGYGFDTVLCTHPFLTSVAFAAFGITYCTWFLFSCWRVLSLVINKGLRVRIYVLASIILVAVPLQIISLGFSVLWSPHQEVYCIISLVAFLSAFSCATIGEGILVIKPISDALDAGGDCCIWSPRQLPQLQGTVVLRLEGPPM from the coding sequence ATGTTGCTCACGCATGCAGTGCCACTCCTCAACTCAATTTTCGACATTGTGACCGTAACATTCATCTCTGGGCTTATAATCCTCTCGGTGTTATCCATAAGCTTCATCTTCCACCTTCGTTTAAAGTCAAAATCCCTCACGCATTTACAGAACTTCAACTCCCTTTGGACCGTGCGCTTCCTCCTTGTCTTGTTCATATTCCTATGGTCCATCACTGAACTTCTCCGCTTACCTTTTTTTCGCCGAAAATACATCTACACTTTTCTACCTACTTTTACTATATCCCAACAAGCCAACCTCTGCAAAGTCCACATCATACTTTCCCTAGGATTCTTCGAACCCGCCTTCCTCGTCACCCTCTTGTTTCTCCTCAATGCCtctattaaaaagaaaaccccaAACGATGCTTGGGCAATCACCTTCGTGCTCCTCATTTGTCTCCCCATCGCCACGCTCCAAGCTTTGCTCATTTTCTTCTCTCCGTTGGAGAACCGTGTCCCTGTGGAAACCTCTGTGATTTTCAATGACGGATACGGCTTCGACACCGTGCTTTGCACCCACCCCTTCCTTACCAGTGTGGCCTTTGCAGCTTTTGGTATAACCTACTGCACATGGTTCTTATTCTCCTGTTGGAGGGTTTTGTCTCTTGTCATCAACAAAGGCCTGAGGGTGAGGATTTACGTGTTGGCATCGATAATACTAGTGGCTGTACCATTGCAGATCATATCGTTGGGGTTCAGCGTGTTGTGGAGCCCCCACCAGGAAGTGTATTGCATCATTTCCCTTGTGGCCTTTCTTAGCGCCTTTTCTTGCGCCACCATCGGTGAGGGCATTCTTGTCATTAAGCCAATTTCCGATGCCTTGGACGCCGGAGGAGATTGTTGCATTTGGAGCCCACGACAACTACCACAACTCCAAGGAACTGTCGTTCTTCGTTTAGAGGGACCACCCATGTGA